The following coding sequences lie in one Scatophagus argus isolate fScaArg1 chromosome 9, fScaArg1.pri, whole genome shotgun sequence genomic window:
- the rpz4 gene encoding rapunzel 4, which translates to MANKLQQLVAEKKNVVETVMEVFEQGAEVVASIAGDLFPVFSIAAPIVKLALDNVESNEAVFMKEQFQKVRDRLEVVSEEIQRINDEIKKSGLDAVYFPLEENITNQFRKYMDILNAKPKFREVKKKLFLEHFAKTGGDKNLHTLYNAVTGDNFSGESVLEITLNYEEKSRRPVEDFCARLKKLFCIGLIALLGHAALKGYDEEDALLKEWSEKMKVVQDKMNAVIEDCIVSFPKQAELDSCRLVRDHSHLTNQQLADALIENLKKKYDWVGWSVRIFKSPSGLFANKKDYHCPTGRSRFQVPSSDEKLNVWVSYSSSPEPVDKNLIQQLIQGQKKPTVVGVAELLFKELPGDCVVHTIKPSKDLVCSQSFTDELHFWKNHRKFCVCVHSA; encoded by the coding sequence ATGGCAAACAAGCTACAGCAGCTTGTCGCGGAGAAGAAGAATGTGGTGGAGACAGTCATGGAAGTGTTTGAACAGGGAGCTGAAGTGGTGGCCAGTATCGCCGGTGAccttttccctgttttctccATTGCTGCTCCAATTGTTAAACTGGCCCTGGACAACGTAGAAAGCAATGAAGCTGTATTCATGAAGGAACAGTTTCAGAAAGTGCGGGACCGTCTGGAGGTGGTCTCAGAGGAGATTCAGAGGATCAACGACGAGATCAAGAAGAGTGGATTGGATGCTGTATATTTCCCATTGGAAGAGAACATCACTAACCAGTTTAGGAAATACATGGACATCCTTAATGCCAAACCCAAGTTCCGGGAGGTCAAGAAGAAGCTTTTCCTGGAGCATTTTGCCAAAACCGGTGGCGACAAAAACCTGCACACTCTGTACAATGCCGTGACTGGAGATAACTTCTCTGGCGAATCTGTACTCGAGATCACCCTGAACTACGAGGAGAAAAGTCGCCGGCCGGTGGAGGACTTCTGTGCCAGGCTGAAGAAGCTCTTCTGTATCGGGCTCATAGCGCTGTTGGGCCATGCTGCTCTGAAGGGATATGATGAAGAGGATGCGCTTCTGAAAGAGTGGAGTGAGAAGATGAAGGTTGTCCAGGATAAAATGAATGCTGTCATCGAAGACTGCATTGTCAGCTTCCCCAAACAAGCTGAGCTGGATTCCTGTCGACTGGTGAGAGACCATTCGCACTTAACCAACCAGCAGCTTGCTGATGCTCTCATAGAGAACTTAAAGAAGAAGTATGACTGGGTGGGCTGGTCAGTCCGCATATTCAAGTCCCCTTCAGGCCTGTTCGCCAACAAGAAGGATTACCACTGCCCGACAGGGAGGAGTCGTTTCCAGGTCCCTTCATCAGATGAGAAACTTAATGTCTGGGTGTCCTACAGCTCCTCGCCTGAGCCTGTGGATAAAAATCTCATCCAGCAGCTGATCCAGGGTCAGAAGAAACCCACGGTGGTGGGTGTAGCTGAGCTCCTCTTTAAGGAGTTGCCTGGCGACTGCGTCGTCCACACAATCAAGCCCAGCAAAGACCTGGTCTGCTCTCAGAGCTTCACAGATGAGCTCCACTTCTGGAAGAACCACAGAAAGTTCTGCGTCTGCGTTCATTCGGCTTGA
- the LOC124064966 gene encoding transmembrane protein 176B-like isoform X1, which translates to MQQLLPTGADRMAVTMAKADGVTVFTLTSDPQNPCPPLCQILGGLCYSPICCSVSQHLRRVQRSSQSVLGTLHIMIGLLNISLAAILFSGGRGSFWRLEESGFPYWFGGILIVFGIVNIVSEKYPSPCLVIISVILNLVGVASAIAGIVLYSINIAHIRLWWICNRYDYSDYNTPAPSQRDHVFKEECLEGKELALMLLRSINAVLIVLSVLELCVAFSSVVLGIKALRSSEKSNNKSTDEPELYKALLDEVESNPTA; encoded by the exons ATGCAGCAACTCCTG CCTACAGGAGCAGACAGGATGGCTGTGACTATGGCCAAGGCTGATGGGGTCACTGTGTTcactttgacctctgacccccaAAATCCTTGTCCTCCACTGTGCCAAATCCTTGGCGGCCTCTGCTACAGCCCCATATGCTGCTCCGTGTCTCAGCACTTGAGGAGGGTCCAGAGATCTTCTCAGTCAGTACTGGGG ACTCTGCATATTATGATTGGCTTGCTCAACATCAGCCTTGCGGCGATCCTCTTTAGCGGCGGCCGCGGCTCCTTCTGGAGATTGGAGGAATCTGGGTTTCCGTATTGGTTTGGAGGAATA CTTATTGTGTTTGGCATCGTGAACATTGTGTCTGAGAAGTACCCCAGTCCATGTCTG GTCATCATCAGCGTGATTCTGAATCTAGTTGGAGTCGCTTCTGCGATTGCAGGCATCGTTCTCTACAGCATCAATATAGCACACATACGGCTGTGGTGGATCTGTAATCGTTACGACTATTCGGATTACAACACGCCAGCTCCATCTCAGCGAGACCATGTCTTCAAGGAGGAATGCTTGGAGGGCAAAGAGCTGGCTCTG ATGCTTCTGAGAAGCATCAATGCAGTCCTGATCGTCCTGTCAGTCCTGGAGCTCTGCGTTGCCTTCAGCTCTGTTGTCCTGGGAATCAAAGCTCTGAGGAGCAGCGAGAAGAGCAACAACAAG agcACCGATGAGCCGGAGCTCTACAAAGCGCTGCTGGATGAAGTCGAGAGTAACCCCACAGCCTGA
- the LOC124064966 gene encoding transmembrane protein 176B-like isoform X2, producing the protein MAVTMAKADGVTVFTLTSDPQNPCPPLCQILGGLCYSPICCSVSQHLRRVQRSSQSVLGTLHIMIGLLNISLAAILFSGGRGSFWRLEESGFPYWFGGILIVFGIVNIVSEKYPSPCLVIISVILNLVGVASAIAGIVLYSINIAHIRLWWICNRYDYSDYNTPAPSQRDHVFKEECLEGKELALMLLRSINAVLIVLSVLELCVAFSSVVLGIKALRSSEKSNNKSTDEPELYKALLDEVESNPTA; encoded by the exons ATGGCTGTGACTATGGCCAAGGCTGATGGGGTCACTGTGTTcactttgacctctgacccccaAAATCCTTGTCCTCCACTGTGCCAAATCCTTGGCGGCCTCTGCTACAGCCCCATATGCTGCTCCGTGTCTCAGCACTTGAGGAGGGTCCAGAGATCTTCTCAGTCAGTACTGGGG ACTCTGCATATTATGATTGGCTTGCTCAACATCAGCCTTGCGGCGATCCTCTTTAGCGGCGGCCGCGGCTCCTTCTGGAGATTGGAGGAATCTGGGTTTCCGTATTGGTTTGGAGGAATA CTTATTGTGTTTGGCATCGTGAACATTGTGTCTGAGAAGTACCCCAGTCCATGTCTG GTCATCATCAGCGTGATTCTGAATCTAGTTGGAGTCGCTTCTGCGATTGCAGGCATCGTTCTCTACAGCATCAATATAGCACACATACGGCTGTGGTGGATCTGTAATCGTTACGACTATTCGGATTACAACACGCCAGCTCCATCTCAGCGAGACCATGTCTTCAAGGAGGAATGCTTGGAGGGCAAAGAGCTGGCTCTG ATGCTTCTGAGAAGCATCAATGCAGTCCTGATCGTCCTGTCAGTCCTGGAGCTCTGCGTTGCCTTCAGCTCTGTTGTCCTGGGAATCAAAGCTCTGAGGAGCAGCGAGAAGAGCAACAACAAG agcACCGATGAGCCGGAGCTCTACAAAGCGCTGCTGGATGAAGTCGAGAGTAACCCCACAGCCTGA
- the LOC124065273 gene encoding uncharacterized protein LOC124065273 isoform X2, producing MSLTVVKDKGVALITVPSDSKSLLPPLCQILQSPCYSPMCCSVRKGLMQSNLVSALGAVQIMVGLFNIGLGPGRTSRHPEDFADLEVAYWLGGLYIAVGIVSVFADQFPSRCLVGFAALMNIVGSIFSVVGIVLYAIDLGDDPVSTGCFQDRYNAHRYNDEDCIYVAHIAQRLLTAMDITMIVLAALQLCVCISFAVLAIRALVNREKDEGDRDVEIYKPLLADVLVTSPHA from the exons ATGTCCCTCACTGTGGTCAAAGACAAGGGTGTGGCTCTGATCACTGTGCCGTCTGACAGTAAGAGCCTGTTGCCGCCGCTGTGCCAAATCCTGCAGAGTCCGTGCTACAGTCCAATGTGCTGCTCAGTGCGCAAGGGGCTGATGCAGTCCAACCTGGTCTCAGCGCTTGGG GCTGTACAGATCATGGTCGGACTGTTCAACATCGGACTTGGGCCTGGGCGAACAAGCCGACATCCTGAGGATTTTGCTGATTTGGAAGTTGCTTACTGGCTGGGTGGTCTG TACATCGCAGTGGGAATCGTGTCAGTTTTTGCCGACCAGTTCCCCTCTCGTTGCTTG GTGGGCTTCGCTGCTCTTATGAACATAGTCGGCTCCATCTTCTCCGTCGTTGGCATCGTGCTGTACGCCATAGACCTCGGAGACGACCCTGTCTCCACGGGGTGTTTCCAGGACCGCTACAATGCTCACCGTTACAACGATGAAGACTGCATATATGTTGCCCACATCGCCCAG CGCTTGCTGACAGCCATGGACATCACCATGATCGTCCTGGCTGCtctccagctgtgtgtctgcattagCTTTGCTGTCCTGGCCATCAGGGCTCTGGTCAACAGGGAGAAGGACGAG GGTGACAGAGACGTGGAGATTTACAAGCCGCTGCTGGCCGACGTCCTCGTGACCAGTCCTCACGCTTAG
- the rpz5 gene encoding rapunzel 5, with protein MNSVADWLVQNRDKIEKGVEIMGQASEVLAATVGQLHPILEAVFVASAELLSNPEGKEARYMTQQFELVNKQLEGIQDEIDKIALELQRTSLNKQNFDREAQMLSQYEKFQEFVNAKPKFREKKMEKFLNHYENTDGDLNLDALYNAVTGANTSGDPMMETVVATEQRSRRAVEDFCARLKKLFVVGIIAVMGHAALKEGVVGEEMVKKWQERMEDVEKRMKAAVDDCTENFADQAKMDMEHFLQENPGTVNHEFIKPLLDSLAKKYDWVNWSIRAFGDRERIFFFNWLAGKKYHGSGGANWFDILTRNKIKVVVSFCVNPKPINKSQIQEQIEGMKLKGNMMGVALSLNKSFPNCLVHAVSHYKEVVETNNFHEDCYYYGKHKRAYLCIHPE; from the coding sequence ATGAACAGTGTGGCAGATTGGCTCGTGCAGAACAGGGACAAGATCGAGAAAGGTGTGGAGATCATGGGGCAAGCCTCTGAGGTGCTCGCTGCCACTGTGGGCCAGCTTCACCCTATCTTGGAGGCTGTGTTTGTTGCTTCTGCTGAGTTACTCAGTAACCCGGAGGGCAAAGAGGCCCGCTACATGACTCAGCAATTCGAACTGGTCAACAAGCAACTTGAGGGAATCCAAGATGAGATAGATAAAATTGCCCTGGAGCTGCAGAGGACATCACTGAACAAGCAGAACTTTGATCGGGAGGCACAGATGCTCAGTCAGTACGAAAAGTTCCAGGAGTTTGTCAATGCCAAGCCAAAGttcagagagaagaagatggagaagtTCCTCAACCATTATGAGAACACAGATGGGGACTTGAACTTGGATGCCCTCTACAATGCTGTGACTGGGGCTAACACCTCAGGAGACCCTATGATGGAAACAGTAGTTGCCACGGAGCAGAGAAGCCGCAGGGCAGTTGAGGATTTCTGTGCCCGGCTGAAGAAGCTCTTTGTGGTGGGAATTATTGCCGTTATGGGCCATGCTGCCCTCAAGGAAGGGGTGGTGGGAGAGGAGATGGTGAAGAAGTGGCAGGAACGGATGGAGGATGTGGAGAAACGAATGAAAGCTGCTGTGGATGACTGCACAGAGAACTTTGCAGATCAAGCCAAGATGGACATGGAGCACTTTCTTCAGGAGAATCCCGGCACTGTCAACCACGAATTCATCAAACCTCTTCTGGATTCACTTGCTAAGAAATATGACTGGGTGAACTGGTCCATCAGGGCCTTCGGCGACAGGGAGcgcattttctttttcaactgGCTGGCAGGAAAGAAGTATCACGGAAGCGGAGGAGCCAActggtttgacattttaaccAGAAACAAGATCAAAGTGGTGGTCTCTTTCTGTGTTAACCCCAAGCCCATTAACAAGAGTCAGATCCAGGAGCAGATTGAAGGCATGAAGCTGAAGGGGAACATGATGGGAGTGGCTCTGTCTTTGAACAAAAGCTTCCCCAACTGCCTGGTCCATGCTGTCAGCCATTACaaggaggtggtggagaccaaCAACTTCCATGAGGATTGTTACTACtatggaaaacacaaaagagcTTACCTGTGTATCCACCCTGAATAG
- the LOC124065273 gene encoding uncharacterized protein LOC124065273 isoform X1: MSLTVVKDKGVALITVPSDSKSLLPPLCQILQSPCYSPMCCSVRKGLMQSNLVSALGAVQIMVGLFNIGLGPGRTSRHPEDFADLEVAYWLGGLYIAVGIVSVFADQFPSRCLVGFAALMNIVGSIFSVVGIVLYAIDLGDDPVSTGCFQDRYNAHRYNDEDCIYVAHIAQRLLTAMDITMIVLAALQLCVCISFAVLAIRALVNREKDEQGDRDVEIYKPLLADVLVTSPHA, encoded by the exons ATGTCCCTCACTGTGGTCAAAGACAAGGGTGTGGCTCTGATCACTGTGCCGTCTGACAGTAAGAGCCTGTTGCCGCCGCTGTGCCAAATCCTGCAGAGTCCGTGCTACAGTCCAATGTGCTGCTCAGTGCGCAAGGGGCTGATGCAGTCCAACCTGGTCTCAGCGCTTGGG GCTGTACAGATCATGGTCGGACTGTTCAACATCGGACTTGGGCCTGGGCGAACAAGCCGACATCCTGAGGATTTTGCTGATTTGGAAGTTGCTTACTGGCTGGGTGGTCTG TACATCGCAGTGGGAATCGTGTCAGTTTTTGCCGACCAGTTCCCCTCTCGTTGCTTG GTGGGCTTCGCTGCTCTTATGAACATAGTCGGCTCCATCTTCTCCGTCGTTGGCATCGTGCTGTACGCCATAGACCTCGGAGACGACCCTGTCTCCACGGGGTGTTTCCAGGACCGCTACAATGCTCACCGTTACAACGATGAAGACTGCATATATGTTGCCCACATCGCCCAG CGCTTGCTGACAGCCATGGACATCACCATGATCGTCCTGGCTGCtctccagctgtgtgtctgcattagCTTTGCTGTCCTGGCCATCAGGGCTCTGGTCAACAGGGAGAAGGACGAG CAGGGTGACAGAGACGTGGAGATTTACAAGCCGCTGCTGGCCGACGTCCTCGTGACCAGTCCTCACGCTTAG
- the LOC124064884 gene encoding protein rapunzel-like, which translates to MANKLQQLVAEKKNVVETVMEVFEQGAEVVASIAGDLFPVFSIAAPIVKLALDNVESNEAVFMKEQFQKVRDRLEVVSEEIQRINDEIKKSGLDAVYFPLEENITNQFRKYMDILNAKPKFREVKKKLFLEHFAKTGGDKNLHTLYNAVTGDNISGESVLEITLNYEEKSRRPVEDFCARLKKLFCIGLIALLGHAALKGYDEEDELLKEWSEKMKVVQDKVNAVIEDCIVSFPKQAEVDSCRLVRDHSHLTNQQLADALIENLKKKYDWVGWSVRIFKSPSGLFANKKDYHCSTGRSRFQVPSSDEKLNVWVSYSSSPEPVDKNLIQQLIQGQKKPTVVGVAELLFKELPGDCVVHTIKPSKDLVCSQSFTDELHYWEDHKNFYVCVHSA; encoded by the coding sequence ATGGCAAACAAGCTACAGCAGCTTGTCgcagagaagaagaatgtgGTGGAGACAGTCATGGAAGTGTTTGAACAGGGAGCTGAAGTGGTGGCCAGTATCGCCGGTGAccttttccctgttttctccATTGCTGCTCCAATTGTTAAACTGGCCCTGGACAACGTAGAAAGCAATGAAGCTGTATTCATGAAGGAACAGTTTCAGAAAGTGCGGGACCGTCTGGAGGTGGTCTCAGAGGAGATTCAGAGGATCAACGACGAGATCAAGAAGAGTGGATTGGATGCTGTATATTTCCCATTAGAAGAGAACATCACTAACCAGTTTAGGAAATACATGGACATCCTTAATGCCAAACCCAAGTTCCGGGAGGTCAAGAAGAAGCTTTTCCTGGAGCATTTTGCCAAAACCGGTGGCGACAAAAACCTGCACACCCTGTACAATGCCGTGACTGGAGATAACATCTCTGGCGAATCTGTACTCGAGATCACCCTGAACTACGAGGAGAAAAGTCGCCGGCCGGTGGAGGACTTCTGTGCCAGGCTGAAGAAGCTCTTCTGTATCGGGCTCATAGCGCTGTTGGGCCATGCTGCTCTGAAGGGAtatgatgaagaggatgagctTCTGAAAGAGTGGAGTGAGAAGATGAAGGTTGTCCAGGATAAAGTGAATGCTGTCATCGAAGACTGCATTGTCAGCTTCCCTAAACAAGCTGAGGTGGATTCCTGTCGACTGGTGAGAGACCATTCGCACTTAACCAACCAGCAGCTTGCTGATGCTCTCATAGAGAACTTAAAGAAGAAGTATGACTGGGTGGGCTGGTCAGTCCGCATATTCAAGTCCCCTTCAGGCCTGTTCGCCAACAAGAAGGATTACCACTGCTCGACAGGGAGGAGTCGTTTCCAGGTCCCTTCATCAGATGAGAAACTTAATGTCTGGGTGTCCTACAGCTCCTCGCCTGAGCCTGTGGATAAAAATCTCATCCAGCAGCTGATCCAGGGTCAGAAGAAACCCACGGTGGTGGGTGTAGCTGAGCTCCTCTTTAAGGAGTTGCCTGGCGACTGCGTCGTCCACACAATCAAGCCCAGCAAAGACCTGGTCTGCTCTCAGAGCTTCACAGATGAGCTCCACTACTGGGAGGACCACAAAAACTTCTACGTCTGTGTTCACTCGGCTTGA